In Verrucomicrobiota bacterium, the sequence CGGGTTACGTGTTGAGCAAGTTTGGCCTGGCCGGCCTGACGCAATGCCTCAACGCGGAGGAACGCGGGCATGGCATTCGCGCATGCGCCATTTTTCCTGGCGACGTTGACACGCCACTGCTTAACCAACGTCCGCAACCCCCCGACGCCGCCGCCCGCGCGAGGATGATGCGTGCCGAAGACATGGCGGGCTGCGCGCTGTTCTGCTTCAACCTTCCAACAACAACCTTCCAACGCACGTCATCGTCGAAGAAATGCTTGTGCGTCCGCGCTGAGTCTTAACGGCAAACCCGGTTCCGGCCTCGGACCCCCAAGCGGAACCGTTCACCTCCAATTATGGAGGCAGCGCCAAGATGCGCCTTCCGATATCGCCGTGCGCCTTTTGGTCTGGTTTTTCGCATTGAAGGGTAGAGCATGGCTTTTTCAATGAGTAACCCAATTGATCGCGAGGTGGCTGTCTTTAGTGCAGCCCGGCAATTGCCTGCCGGGGAGCGCGCCGCGTACCTGGACGAAGCTTGCGCCGGCGATGCGGCATTGCGGCAACGCGTCGAGGAACTCCTGCGGGCCACCGAGGAAGCAGGTGCTTTCCTTCAAGACGCCGCGCCCGGAGCGCAGCGGCGGGCGAATGCTTTAGCTCCTCCAAACCCTCCGCAGCATGTTGCGGCGCCCGGGCAAAAGGTTGGCGACCATATCGGCCGCTACAAGCTGCTCCAGCAAATCGGCGAAGGCGGCTGCGGTGCGGTCTATATGGCCGAGCAGGAGGAGCCGGTCCGCCGTCGGGTGGCGCTCAAAGTCATCAAGCTGGGCATGGACACCAAACAGGTCATCGCCCGCTTCGAGGCGGAACGGCAGGCGCTGGCGCTGATGGATCATCCGAATATTGCCAAAGTCCTGGAGGCCGGCGCGACAGACACGGGCCGCCCATACTTCGTCATGGAGCTGGTGCGTGGCATCAAGATCACCGACTACTGCGACGAGAACCATCTTTCCACGGAGGCGAGGCTCGACCTGTTCATGAAGGTTGCCCAAGCCGTTCAGCACGCGCATCAGAAGGGCATCATTCATCGCGACCTCAAGCCCTCGAACGTCCTAGTAGCGGACCATGACGGTTTGCCCGTGCCCAAGATCATCGATTTTGGCATCGCCAAGGCGACGACGGATCAGCGGCTGACCGATAAGACTTTGTTCACCGCTTTCGAGCAATTCATTGGGACGCCCGCCTACATGAGTCCCGAGCAGGCCCGGATGAGCGGCCTGGATATTGATACGCGGACGGACATCTACAGCCTGGGCGTGCTGCTCTACGAATTGCTCACGGGGAAGACGCCTTTCGACGCCCAGGACCTGCTGGCCGCGGGCCTGGACGAAATGCGTCGCACCATCGGCGAGCAGGAACCGGCCCGTCCCTCGACCCGCCTCAGCACGATGCTGGAAGGTGAACTGACAACCACCGCCAAACATCGCCACACCGACGCTCCGAAACTGGTCCATCTGATCCGTGGCGACCTGGATTGGATCGTGATGAAGGCGTTGGAAAAAGACCGCGCGCGCCGATACGAAACGGCCAACGGTCTGGCGATGGACATCGAGCGCCACTTGAAAAACGAGCCAGTCGTGGCTCGCCCGCCTAGCCGTCTCTACGAGTTTCAAAAGACCGTCCAGCGTCACAAGTTCGGCTTCGCCGCTGCGGGCGCCGTGGGCGTGGCACTGCTCCTTGGGTTGGCGGTTTCCATATCGCTGCTCGTCCAGGAAAAGGCCGCGCGCCAGCGTGCCAGCGCTGCTGAGCGGGAGCAGGAGCGTTTGCGGGAGTTGGCTCAAGCCAAAGAGCGAACTGCGCAAGCCAACGAGAGGAAAGCGCAGACCGAAGCCAGGAAGAGCCGGCAAGTAGCCCAATTCCTCAAGGACATGCTCCGCAGCGTTAGCCCGGAGGTTTCCTTGGGCCGTGACACAGCCATGCTGCGCGAAATTCTGGATCAGACCGCTCAGCGCGTGGGCAAAGAGCTACGCGACGACCCGGAAGTGGAAGCCGAACTGCGGAGTGTTCTCGGGACCACTTTTTGGGAACTGGGGGACCTCCACAGGTCCGAGGAAATGCACCGCGAGGCCCTGCGCCTCAACCGGTCGCGATTTGATGATACGAACCGAGTGGTTGCCGACTCCCTAAAAGATCTGGGCAGAGCGCTTTGCGACCAATCGAAGTTTGCCGAGGGTGAAATCCTGCTGCGCCGAGCCTTGGCGATTAATAAAATTCTAATGGGGGAGGAGGATCCTTATCTGATATGGCCCCTCTATGACCTGGCCGATGGTCTCGCAGCCCAAGGCAAGCTCGGCGAGGCCGAAGCGACGTACCGTGAGGCCATAAAAATACTCAGGAAACGGCCGGGCAACAATGGCCCGGATTTGATCACTTTGCTCGGCGGCTTGGTCCGTGACCTGCGCAGCCAGCGGAAATTGGAGGAGGCTGAAAGCCTGGGCCGGGAGGCGCTCGAGCTTAGCCGGAGATGTCCGGGCCCTGGAGACCTAAACCTGGCCACGGCTCTCCTCAGGCTTGCCATGGTGCTCCACGAGGAACAGAAGTTCCCAGAGGCTGAAAGGCTCGCCCGGGAAGGGCTGGCGATCCGCCGAAAGATAATGGGCAATGACCACCCGTGGGTAAGCAGCGCACTTGGCGCGCTAGCCCCAGTGCTTGAGGGCGCGGGCAAGCTGGCGGAGGCCGAAGCCGTGTATCGCGAGCGGCTAACGTACGATGAACACAGAGAGCAGGCATTGCAATCCAGGGGCGACCTGGGCCGCTGCCTGCTGAAACAGAAAAAATACGCCGAAGCCGAGCAGTTGTTTCTCTCCAGCTACCAGGGGCTGAGCGAGCGCCAGGACCGAATTTCCGCTGACGAGAAAGC encodes:
- a CDS encoding SDR family NAD(P)-dependent oxidoreductase, which gives rise to MKIHFGFRNRANIVSDAGKLASAKAGPGYVLSKFGLAGLTQCLNAEERGHGIRACAIFPGDVDTPLLNQRPQPPDAAARARMMRAEDMAGCALFCFNLPTTTFQRTSSSKKCLCVRAES
- a CDS encoding tetratricopeptide repeat protein; translated protein: MAFSMSNPIDREVAVFSAARQLPAGERAAYLDEACAGDAALRQRVEELLRATEEAGAFLQDAAPGAQRRANALAPPNPPQHVAAPGQKVGDHIGRYKLLQQIGEGGCGAVYMAEQEEPVRRRVALKVIKLGMDTKQVIARFEAERQALALMDHPNIAKVLEAGATDTGRPYFVMELVRGIKITDYCDENHLSTEARLDLFMKVAQAVQHAHQKGIIHRDLKPSNVLVADHDGLPVPKIIDFGIAKATTDQRLTDKTLFTAFEQFIGTPAYMSPEQARMSGLDIDTRTDIYSLGVLLYELLTGKTPFDAQDLLAAGLDEMRRTIGEQEPARPSTRLSTMLEGELTTTAKHRHTDAPKLVHLIRGDLDWIVMKALEKDRARRYETANGLAMDIERHLKNEPVVARPPSRLYEFQKTVQRHKFGFAAAGAVGVALLLGLAVSISLLVQEKAARQRASAAEREQERLRELAQAKERTAQANERKAQTEARKSRQVAQFLKDMLRSVSPEVSLGRDTAMLREILDQTAQRVGKELRDDPEVEAELRSVLGTTFWELGDLHRSEEMHREALRLNRSRFDDTNRVVADSLKDLGRALCDQSKFAEGEILLRRALAINKILMGEEDPYLIWPLYDLADGLAAQGKLGEAEATYREAIKILRKRPGNNGPDLITLLGGLVRDLRSQRKLEEAESLGREALELSRRCPGPGDLNLATALLRLAMVLHEEQKFPEAERLAREGLAIRRKIMGNDHPWVSSALGALAPVLEGAGKLAEAEAVYRERLTYDEHREQALQSRGDLGRCLLKQKKYAEAEQLFLSSYQGLSERQDRISADEKAALNGTVYNLVQLYEETQRPDQATEWEKKLGEFDHALVAQSIPARERAASTNLIDLGSVYNATLTASWHESGSASNDLSELPRGIQMFAGVQFDVRGLIQLSASFNGHNRYPNEVRDILVHRTCQKLHFLHAAIYGGGAPDGTKIGRYIIHYASGTQSELPIVMGQSLGDWWTQLDEQDKRFTIAWVGENAECRRQGNTIRLFKSTWGNPAPDDTVTTIDFIGDQKGPAPFLVAITVEP